The nucleotide sequence ATGAACATGCGACTGATGTAAGGGTTGTCCATGGATGATGTTTGGTGCTGGTGTTTGAATTCAATTTGATTGGCGCCATATTTTGGTTTCAAATGGAGCTGCTGCAGTTCTGCTGAACCAGCTGGTTTGGCTGCTTGTGGTCACTGTTCCAGTTTTAGCCAGCAGCCAAAAACCTCCAGCCGAATAAGGCCATATTGTTCTTGCATAGCAATAGCGATCAACATGTAGCAGCTGTCCCCAAGAGGACTAACAATTTTACGTCCATTTTTTTTCTTAATTTCGTGAAGCTAACTAACTCTTAGGCATAAATCTGGGAGCAAAGGGAAGACAAACCTAGAGACATAAAGCTCTTATGGATTATTGGTCCTTGAAAAGTCCGAGATCCCGAGGTTATTGACTTTCAAGACTAGCCCTTAGGCCTCGTTTGGGGTTGGGAACCATCCCAAGCCGAGTTTCCTTCAATAATCTAAATTGCTAGCGTCGGATTGGTTCCGGCTAGAAACGGTCCGGAATGGAGATAACCGAATGGCCCCTTATCGGGAATTCGCAAGCCGCTTCAAAATTTGTGTAGTGCACGGGCTATGCTATCTTTCTAACAAAGTCAACCTATGGCCGCAGACTTCATCGACCCTGCTGTCAAAAGAAGCGAGCCTTCTTGGCCGATATCATAGACCTGTCGATTGCTATTATTGGAGAATAACAAAAGCATGCACATGTTTGCATCGGCCTCACAGAAAGCTAACCGACGATATATATGTTTGCTTCAGAGCTCCTGTATGTACCTTCGCAGCGATGAGCGATATTGTATGCATCTGTCaacttttctcctttttttttttataaagtcAACTTTCCATTTTGCTACTGTAGTACACTTTTGCATTTCACAATAAAGTTCATGTTAGCAGGTACTGTTTGCAGAAGCAaaaattttttttttgacagaAACCCTAGTTTTTGCGCTATATAGGGCGCGTTTTGAGCAGTAGTTGTGCTCTGCAGAAGATACGTTGCTGGATGAAAATGATTCGGATGGAGAATAAAGCTTTTTGACCTGATCCGTTCGTTTTGCCCTACAGCTGGCGCCGacattgtattggctatcgttaACTGACAGATCACCACTTGCTTGAAACTGGTGTAGGTGAAAAATACAACGAATGTTTGCACTTCCCTTTCAAGTTCAAGAGACTCGGCTGATGGCCACTAGGTATCGCGTATCGATTTAGGGATACCCGAAAGAAGGAGACTAATGGCCACGAACAATTAACTCGTCTGACTTTGaggacgcgggctccgtctcgcacgATCCCGAGGGCGCGGACTCTGTCTCGTTTGATCCCTCGAAGGGGGAGCCCGCCTCACTCGACCCCTCGAGGGGGgattccgcctcgtccgaccctaagGGAACATATTCAGTCTCAGGCGGGAGCATAGGCTCCACGGGGGCCCGCGCCGTCTTCAACCACTACGGATATAAGAGTACAAACCCGGGGTCAGACACCAGAAAGGGAGTAGGCATGTCTTGACGTGACCCGtggccacgacgggccatactTGGGAGCTCATGTCGCCGACAGCGtcgagcaagccaacactgtgctgcctaacccctcgCATGACTTCTGTCAGGGGTACCTATTGACCATGTTGCCCGTTGGGACGGAATGGGACGCCACAACCGGCTGACGACGCCCATGTGTACCGCCAGTGGCGAACAGGGtcgcgacatggagccgtccccgTCATCATCTAAAGGACCGGTGGGACCCACGTAAAGGAGATGAAGGATGACGCGACCCCGGAGGCCCTCTTCCTCCacgcttttctctctctctctttctctcatgtaACCTGtgccttccccttcatctataaaagaggaagcaGGACGCTCCACGAACGTCTCAACGCTGAACGGCTGACTGAGTTCAACtagactcaactccattcgatCCCTCCATCAGAGAcatgggaccttctccctctctcacccgtttgtaacccctattacaaacaagtgccggtaacacgagcatcctcaaactggacgtagggacattccgtctgaaccagtataaacccttgtgtccttcgagcacaccatccaggtcAAACGCGCAAACACAATTTTACTAGTCGACGggtcgaaacaccgacagttgtcGTGCTAGGTAGGGGTCTTTTGCGCGTCTCGTCGTCCACaacaggccacggatggctagccacggtgTCAGCAGGGTCCCGGGTGCGCACGTGCATTTTGGGAGCCTAGATTTCTTCGTCGCTGCGGAGGGAGAGCTGGCGCAGGCTCCCGCCCCCGTCCAACTTCTTTGCTCCACCGGCCTCGACGCAACCGTCGAGGCCCTCGAGGAGCTACAACTACATGCCccggaggcccatgcccccgggagcgaccagctcctcagcTTCGATTCTGGGAGGCTGGAGCACCAgctcgatgccttcctaggacTCCGACCGTCCCAGGAGGACCTATgttgcctcaccttctcgttcgccaatgtcatgacgcAGCTTGCTAGAGGGGAACCGCTCTCCCTGGAATACCTCACCCGGAGCGCCCCAATAGCGTTCTCATTCGGTCTATGCAACGCTGCAAGGACCATTGGTCACCTCATGGCGTAGCACATGCACTCGTCCCCCACGGATGACGAATTTGTGGGTATGACGGACTATGTCGCGGAATCTTTCCACAACCTTCGCGTGGGAGATTTAGAGACGATCaccgactctgactccagcaggggaacccatcacccctcacgagaatgcttcatggcaggcacccccgaggggcacgtccaaagcatccatgagggaggggctactcCTACAAATGACCCCGACGACAATGTCGAGGGAGATGCAGGGGCCCCGCCTCGCCTATGGGCAGGGCAGCTGAGGGCACAGCACAAGGAGATCGAGGATGCGTGACTCTAGCTAGAGCAGGAGCGTGTGGAGCTCGAGTGCGAGATCGAACACCGGAGATGGAGCGCAAGATCAAGCTCAAGCTCTAGTAGGAGACGGTGGCTGTGCACGCGCCATCATCCGCGACGTAAACTGGAGGATCATCGCGGATGACGGAGGCCTCCCGCACTTcgcccgggcaagccagaacatagcTACCACGGCGGCCTTGCTTCGAGGGCTCCCGGAGCCCATGACACCTGAAGACCATCGGACCCATCGTGAGATCCGCACACTGCTCGAGCCCGCGGCGGTGCAGCAGGGAAAGCTCGCTGTCTCGACGATGCGAGCTCGATGCTAGTCAGCGTGCGTCTTTGGGGTGACATGGCTAGGACGTATCCATCCACCATACGCCACGAGATGGCAGGGGACTCGCCAtggtcctggtgcatgagcgtctcggctcTAACCATGATGCACGTAACACCCTAGACGCCCGTAGGCGCGGATAGGGGGACAAGAGAGAGGAGGCTGGCCACAGCTACCACCCTCATCGCGGCGGAtgctatgacagcggcgaggaccgaagcctgagccctgaTCTGCTGGGGCCCTAGGCTTTTGgctggcacatcctcaatgcgGCTTTCCCGCTACGGTATCGACCACCGACCGACATCCTAAAGTACTCCGAGGAAATAAACCCCTacctatggctcgaggattactagcttgcttgtcaagccggtggtgtgaatagtgattacttcattatcCGTAACCTCTCCTTGTTCATGGCCGATTCAGCAcgaacatggctggagcaccttccaCCCAACCAGATTCAAAGCTAGGCAGACCTAAAACAAATCTTTGTGGGAaatttctagggcacctacaCATGCCCTAGGAACCCCTAGGATTCAAAGAATTGCTAATAGAAGTCCAAGGAAACTCTCCGCGaatacatccgacgcttctctagGCAATGCAACGAGTTGCCcgacgtcgccgatgccgacgtcaTTGGAGCCTTCCTGTtcgggaccacctacgagtctctggtccacaagctaggacacaaAGGCCctcgaaccaccaaggagctcctcgacatcgagACCAGCCACGCCTCTAGCAAGGAGGAGGTCGGAGCAATTTTCGACCGCCCCAAGAGCAAAGCGAAGCGGGACGAGGACGTTGGCGAGGGTACCTCCAACCactcgaagaagaagaagaataagcagtGACAtgggggctcgctcatggccactgctGAGAGAAAAGGCGGCCAAGCGCCCACCGAGGGTGCTAccaaccacttcgagaagctactcgaggggccatgcctgaaccacccctttcccatcaagcacctatacaaggactatgccCTCATGAAGCATTTCCCATCTGGTGGCTCCAAAAAGGGGGACCAGAGGAAGAAGCCTGAGCTGGCAGCAGACGACGTCAaagggaaggatggtggctttccgatagaagatggctgcctcatgatcttcggtggggcAGCGgcttatgactccaagcgccgtcaAAAGCTCATGTGTCACGAGGTCTATGCGGTCGAGACAGCCACGCCAtctttcctccggtggtcggagtccgccatcacctttgactgatccgaccacccagagagcgtccCACAGCTAGGAAGGtacccgctcatggttgacccaattgtcggcacaaagtggctcaacaaggtgctgatggatggaggcagtggcctcaacatcatgtatgccaagacgcttgaTGCCATTGGCATCGACCAGTCACGCATCCGATAGACTgaggcgcctttccatggcatcatgctaaGGAAACAAGTCGTACCGCTCGGGCAGATAGACCTGCCCATCACCTTTAGGGATCTGaccaactataggatggagaccctcacctttgaggtggttaggTTCCACataacctaccatgccatcctaggacgaccatgctatgcgacgttcatggccgtccccaactacacttacctaaagctcaagatgctaggcccgtGTGGGGTCATCACtctcggcacctccttccagcatgctTACAAGTGCGAAGTTGAGTGCTGTGAACATGCCTCGGCGATTATTGCCTCCGAGGAGCTTGCGGTCATCAAGGAGGGGACCGCCGAGAAAGCACCAGACTCCAAGTGGTCGGTCGGATCTTTTGAGCCCACGGAGGgcatcaaggaggtcctcatagaccctagcaacTCTGAGGACAAAGAGGTCCACATCGGCACCATGCTTTccaccaaataggaaagcacgcttgttgacttcctccacgccaatagagatatcttcatatggaaaccctcagatatgccaggcattctgagggaagtcaccgagcatgccttaaagattaggctaggctccaagccgataAAGCAGCGCCTACGTCACTTCAACGAGGAGAAGCGTAGGGtcatcggtgaggagatcgcgaagcttttggcggctgaaTTCATCAATGAATTGTATtatcccgagtggttagccaatcccgtccttgtatgaaaaaagaatgggaaatggagaatgtgtgttgactacacgagtctcaacaaggcatgtctaaAGGACacatttcctttgccacatatagatcaagtagtcaactcaaccttagggtgcgaaaccctctactttcTTGATGCATGCTCCAGGTAccatcagatcgcgatgaaagaatccgaccatctcatgacttctttcatcaccccattcgggtcgttctgctatgtcacgatGCCATTCAGTTTGAAAAACataggggctacataccagcattgtatgcttaagtgttttggggacctcattaggtgaaccattgaggcttacgtagatgacattgtggtcaagtccaaataggctaACCAGCTCGTAGCAGATctagagcaaacctttgcgaaactctgggcaaatggcatcaaactcaaccctaagAAATGTGTTTCTGGGGTCCTGAGTGGTATGCTGCTTGGGTTTATCATCTCCAAGAATGGCaccgaagccaacctagagaagatcttggccatcataaggatgggcctgattcagaatctAAAGGGAGTACAACGAGTTATGGGGTGCCCTGCCGCGCTTAGCCGTTTTATCTCGagcctcggcgaacgaggcctCCCCCTATATCGGTGTCTAAAGAAAACCAACCAATTTGCGTGGACgcttgaggctcaggaggcacttgacaaggtcaaggaaATCTTGATGAGAGCCCCAATTCTGGTCCTACCGACCGATGGGGaaccactcctgctttacattgtggccaccatgcaagtggtcagcgccctCTGGTGGTAGAAcaggaagaagagggacatgcccttaAGGTGCAGCGTCCCGTATACTTCATTAGAGAagtcttgtctgattccaagactTGCTACCCCCAAATACAGAAGCTCTTGTACACCATCttgatcgccaagaggaagttgcgtcactacttcgagtcacacccagtgacggtcatgatgtccttccctctcaacgaggtcatccaaaactaagACGCCATAGGGAGAATCACAAAgagggcactcgagctaatgggtcagggcatttcatatgcccctcgaacAGCCGTCAAGTCCTAGGTGCTAGCCGATTTTGTTGcaaaatggaccgagatccaaatgtcGCCAGCAGCCaccgatcaagagtactggatgatgtacttcgatggattacTGATGAAGAAAGACGCCGAcatggggctagtctttgttttgcccctcagagtgtgcatgaggtacatggttcgcattcaCTTCCTTGCCTctaacaatgtggccaaatataaggcactcatcaatggcctatgcatcgccatcgagttgggcatccgatggcttGACATCTGGGGTGACTCACAGCTAGTCATCGATCAAGTTATGAATTAGTCAAGCTGTCGTAgtgccaagatggctacgtattGCTAAGAAGTCtgctagctggaggacaagtttgatggccttgAACTCAACCAGATCTCGAGATGACTCAACAAGGCGGCCGACACGCTAGCAAAAATGGCATCCGGTCGAGAGCCGATCCCGACTAGCATCTTCACTAGCGATCAGTATAAACCCTCGGTCTGCTACAAGGAGCTAGAACAGACCGGTGATGAGCCACCTAACCTAGGctcgggggctgaccaaccattgGCTCCTTCTGAccttgaggtcatggagcttgatgaagaCCTAGTgccagagcctgaccctctaacTAATTGGAGGACACCTTATCTCGATTACCTCCTCCACGAGGTGCTCccgatggacaaaatggaggcccGACAGCTCACATGCCACGCCAAGTCCTTCATCATTATTGAAGGAGagctctacaagcaaagccacaaCAAGATCCTATAgtgttgcatccccatcgaataagGGAGGCTAATGCTAAAGGGCATCCATGGTAGGGTTTGTGGACATCATGCCACAGCCAGAACTTGAGTTGGAAACACGTTccaacagggcttctactggccaactgcGGTGGTCGACACTGAGCGAGTTGTGCACTCCTActaagggtgtcaatactatgctcgtcAAACCCACCTATCGCCCCAAgtgctccaaatgatccccatcacgtggccattcgtggtctaggggcttgatctggtcagACCCTTCAAAAGGGCGCTCGGGGTCTACACGCATTTGCTTATCGTCGTGGACAAGTTCAcgaagtggatcgaggctcagccgatttccatgatcaaatccaagcaggccatgcaattcttccttgacatcacctGTCGCTTTGGAgccccgaactccatcatcacggacaatggcatgTAGTTCACTGAGAAAAAATTCTTCCAATTTTGTGATGACTGCCACATCCACGTCGACTGGGCCATTGTGGCACACTCCGCacaaatgggcaggtcgagcgtgtGAACAACATGGtactacaaggcctcaagcctagaatcTTCAACCAACTAAACAAATTCAGCAGATGATGGGCtacgtgtaacaccctaggtgttaggcttgcaccatttgacttgcattgcatgagcataagcatcaagaattcatatataagcttttacatgtgaaacatataattgaaacatatgaaacatgccttgttattttatgtttccttataTGTATGCATGTcatcatgtgtgaataagtgtaagtggttgatgttggtcactaaaacaccctagctacacttaggaggactaatggaacaatgttcacatagatcactttgtctaattaagctcctaagtgatggtATGCATATTGACCTAGGAAGTATTTTATGTAACCAATGTacgaaatgcttgtgtgaccttaggaatacattaaacatgtttagaatgtcactataaacaactttggtattcatgactaagactagtttggtctctaagtcatagtttaagtgtaagtcatcatttaaaagtgatatgtttgacctaggttgaactatgtcataaagactttgcatggatgtgttcactaaatTAAAGTTATAGTATTTGAGtaggcaacaacttttatttttgggtcataggctagttaagctcctaacatgcttgaaattggctcacaagaatcaaccttTCACTGTTTTTAGCAAAtaggaaattttgctaagtctttcGAACTGATAGTTTGACAGGTTTGACTTTGCGTTGATTTTTCTTCCTAACTGTTGAGAATTAGACTTCAATTTCTAAAGCAATTTGgtagctggtatgtagatctccAACTCTTATTAAGGAATTACTTGCTAACTCGCCACCATTTGGGAACTAGAAGGGAGGGAAACTCGCAGTCAGGCTTCATCGCGTGGCTCTGATGGTCGTCGCGCGTCGCGCCATAGTGGCCAACCACGGATAGGACTTGGCCGCCGCATGGCTACTGCTGGCCATCGTTAGGCCCCTACAGCGGTGTGCTGCCATGTGCATAAAGAGACCATGTGTGACTCGGCTCAGTCACTCCTTcatgctctctccctctctagtgctctctctcgctctcgtCGTGGAAAGCCGAGCGCTATCGAGCACCTGCACCACTCCGCCATTGCCTAGCAcctgctccaccatgccattataGCCTCCATCTTGTAGATAGCTTCACAcattcccctctacctcctcgactTGGTTGCAGTGCCAGACGAGCTACGGTGAGGGCAAAATCGCCGTTCTCGCCCTCGCCGGAGATCTTGGCTTCCATGGCTGCCTCCACGGCGAGCTCGCCGCTGTTGAGCTTGCATGTGCATTTCTTTTGATTCTGCATGTTAAAGCTTGGGTAGGATGCACACTAGCATGTAGCATGATGTTATGGCAAGCCATTGCCTCGCCAGCGTAGAACACGACATGCAGCGCCGCTGCGCTCTCACCACCACGCCACCGAGCACGCGGGCAGAGCTCGTCGGAGCACCTCACCTAGCCTAGGTAGCCACAATAGAGTCATGTCATCACCATGGAACTCATGCGCTCCTCGTCTAGCCTTGCCATGGCTAGAGACGGCCAGCGCACCACAGCACAGCgccgtcgtgccgccatggctggcgacgAGGTGGCTCCTGTGCGTCCGCGCCTCCACTACCTAGGTCAATCGATGCGGTTTGATGTGTAGATCATGATGGTGTAGTTAGTTTCGCCAGAGTGCTCGTTGTTAGTGAGATAACGCTGGCTGACCACTGCGCTCTGCTTCGACTCACTGACGGGTGGACCCCGTTGACCTGTGGGTCCCTGATATCAGTGAGAGCAGTTTAGGGTTTCTGATATTTCTTTTGTAGATTCTTGtactaactttgaaaaatcataagttgagttgtagatgtccaattttggtgaaccaaattttattgtgttccttagaaagtgtagtattttataaaaatatgagatgtacaatttctagtatttttattggtaaataaaatatagctagataagtgctttttaaatggttacaattttgtaaaatgtgtaacttgagctagggatgtgataaaattgtgattcaaattttgctggtcttgtgttaatattctctagctaggaaaaatattaaacttgcaataaacttgatttaaatagggtctctctatttatctattaataaatggtattttctgagGAAATTTGTAGAGAGAAAAATAAGTAATGTATAGCCATGCAATTTTTTGTACAGTATTGTGGCACTAATAGGAAGCTACGAAAAATATAGAATCTattatttgacacttttctacagggttaactattttctctaaaataggccttgctaacttgtcatttttaagagatgttatacatgtccaaatggtatgaaatttttacagtagtctattgtgagcactagagatctactgtaattttatgaaaATTTATTGTGtatatttggtatatgtttgttaattCCCCTAAttctctaattaaattaataaaagcATTTAGATAAATAAATGttgattgaccatgatgttttctatagtgCTTGTGATACATCTAAACTATTGATGTTAGTAGtaaggcttaaaagcaattggttatatgcaactaattaattattgctttataattcaaataaatgattgcatgtatagtttcggttgagtggatgatttcatattgatAATGGCCTtttatgtaaaacttgttaataacaaagttatagacaaCTTACTAAtccaccttgtgttaaattttcatagtcataggccttaggttttaagagttttagcTGTTACAAATTGGTTGTCCGAAATGTTTACTTTCCGAACAGATTTGACTGACTGAttttttgacctagataactattgaatcaccttgagagtattaaaagaaagttgtagacaatttcataagctttctagaatgtccacaatcatattattttgatatatataactccagttatgattaaaacaaatagctattgttttgtagttcggtaaataaattgcagaagtgtttgcttaagtaatagagaagagatatgcacctactcggtagaatatgatgcacttgttattactttaataccatgctaTAGAAAATACttgtgaggatgcattcatcatgttttatcatACTATATGtgtcagcatatatgcattcgcgatatcttattctatgatcatgcatataggatcgaccgaggagataacgttgctggaatgcaaggaa is from Miscanthus floridulus cultivar M001 chromosome 7, ASM1932011v1, whole genome shotgun sequence and encodes:
- the LOC136465185 gene encoding uncharacterized protein, with the translated sequence MAVPNYTYLKLKMLGPCGVITLGTSFQHAYKCEVECCEHASAIIASEELAVIKEGTAEKAPDSKWSVGSFEPTEGIKEVLIDPSNSEDKEVHIGTMLSTK